A genome region from Arachis duranensis cultivar V14167 chromosome 6, aradu.V14167.gnm2.J7QH, whole genome shotgun sequence includes the following:
- the LOC107492024 gene encoding F-box protein At5g03970 encodes MGMEMGKKSCNSVYAVLNCDDILHDILIRLPPSTVHKLILVSKRWLRVVSSSSFRRCYLRKWGQDFRLLGFFVCNFLYLGRPRDGYRRPNWEPALPFLSTCEEGDDFKLSGILKQLGYFIDCSNGIILSGRHPKTYFVYNTMTKKKYQLPEPQQFYKTLCMALIVEESFDDDLCYKVIRAKCECKLRERNTVSIETYSSKTGKWKQSTLICSTSFALRPRTVGMVVGGVVHWFAMWGKIAVYDPRLGDRYIALVKLPSGTLSHEYEECVLGESSDGLLQYGQSSNLGLEIWVLEKESDNPSLYCNCTRLKYKWVQRWKLNFKVIWKKNPPLSTQSKEAQILSFLPRNSKTVFIRSGSSIFLCDLGNKMVEPVNYQGRGAAISWESSKVVPCFLPAWPVSSLSE; translated from the coding sequence ATGGGAATGGAAATGGGTAAGAAGAGTTGCAATAGCGTTTATGCTGTGCTCAACTGTGATGACATCTTGCATGATATATTGATTCGTTTGCCGCCGTCAACTGTCCACAAACTCATTCTTGTATCAAAAAGATGGCTGCGTGTGGTAAGCAGTTCTTCATTTCGCCGTTGCTACTTGAGGAAGTGGGGACAGGATTTTCGACTTCTGGGTTTCTTTGTATGCAACTTTTTGTATCTTGGAAGACCCCGAGATGGCTACCGTCGCCCTAACTGGGAGCCCGCCCTGCCGTTCTTATCCACATGTGAAGAGGGTGATGATTTCAAGCTTTCTGGAATCCTCAAACAACTTGGCTACTTCATTGATTGTTCCAATGGCATTATTCTTTCCGGTCGCCATCCAAAGACATATTTTGTGTATAATACCATGACCAAGAAGAAATATCAACTCCCGGAACCCCAGCAATTCTACAAAACTCTGTGCATGGCATTGATTGTTGAGGAATCCTTTGATGATGACCTCTGTTACAAGGTGATCCGTGCTAAATGTGAATGCAAACTTAGGGAACGCAACACTGTTTCCATCGAGACTTACTCGTCAAAAACAGGAAAATGGAAGCAATCCACTTTGATATGCTCTACATCTTTTGCACTGCGCCCAAGGAcagttggtatggtggttggtgGGGTTGTACACTGGTTTGCAATGTGGGGAAAAATTGCTGTTTATGATCCACGTCTTGGCGACAGGTATATAGCATTGGTTAAACTACCATCGGGTACTTTATCACATGAATACGAAGAGTGTGTTCTTGGGGAGTCTTCTGATGGTCTTTTGCAATATGGTCAGAGCAGTAACTTGGGTCTGGAGATATGGGTACTGGAGAAGGAAAGTGACAACCCTTCACTTTACTGCAACTGCACTCGGCTGAAGTATAAGTGGGTTCAAAGGTGGAAACTAAATTTCAAAGTGATATGGAAGAAGAATCCACCTTTGAGTACACAGTCTAAAGAAGCTCAGATACTATCATTTCTTCCTCGGAATTCTAAAACTGTCTTCATCAGATCCGGGTCGAGCATTTTTCTATGTGATTTGGGGAACAAAATGGTAGAACCAGTAAACTACCAAGGTCGTGGAGCTGCCATTTCATGGGAATCAAGCAAAGTAGTTCCTTGCTTTCTACCAGCTTGGCCAGTATCTTCTTTATCTGAATAA
- the LOC107492020 gene encoding uncharacterized protein LOC107492020 isoform X2, with protein sequence MDWSFVHKTWDKWASSNVGHSGHPLKAALLINYDPTGPSRLLSTIAEQEGIKANPMELTHFLDFIKRNQLQSETFIIASNEYLVTSIHENWFSGRCINTSKPAGEGMKGPLVRHLVLWRLLIS encoded by the exons atggattGGAGTTTTGTGCATAAAACGTGGGATAAGTGGGCTTCCTCTAACGTTGGTCATTCTG GTCACCCTTTGAAAGCTGCTTTGTTGATTAATTATGACCCAACTGGACCCTCTCGCTTGTTGTCTACCAT TGCTGAACAGGAAGGAATCAAAGCCAATCCCATGGAATTGACTCACTTTCTAGACTTCATCAAGCGCAATCAACTCCAATCAGAAACCTTCATTATTGCCTCCAATGAGT ACTTGGTGACCTCAATTCACGAGAATTGGTTTAGTGGAAGGTGCATAAACACATCAAAGCCTGCTGGTGAAG GTATGAAGGGTCCATTGGTCCGGCATCTCGTGCTATGGCGGCTGCTGATCAGTTAA
- the LOC107492023 gene encoding inositol phosphorylceramide glucuronosyltransferase 1, giving the protein MMKAHRASSWSCLIVILMVFVQLGASVRTDEAYVTLLYGDEFLLGVRVLGKSIRNTGSTKDMVVLVSDGVSDYAKNLLRADGWIVEMISLLANPNRVRPKRFWGVYTKLKIFNMTNYKKVVYLDADTIVVKNIDDLFKCQKFCANLKHSERLNSGVMVVEPSETLFNDMMSKVKTLASYTGGDQGFLNSYYSDFPNAHVFEPNLSPEALKSRPIPQMERLSTLYNADVGLYMLANKWMVDENELRVIHYTLGPLKPWDWWTSWLLKPVDVWQDIRVQLAESLPGTGGGQNPKESFLVKFLFLLPFCALLICFYHSFLKNQGSSFCRSSLCDHFRRYYYKIRSTGPLTYTSISTSTISSSHQLLNGSQFKVPVYLGGISICVCFMAAVVSLGIALAIIPRQVMPWTGLLLMYEWTFTIFFILFGGYLHLIYQWGKIVASKAVSSLSQPGSSDYDSGKRHQRQASSCDATTWFYGLGMAFLAIAAPSLPFVFGITALFVR; this is encoded by the exons ATGATGAAAGCACATAGGGCATCATCATGGTCGTGTTTGATAGTGATTTTGATGGTTTTCGTTCAATTGGGAGCTTCAGTGAGGACCGATGAGGCATATGTCACTCTTCTCTACGGTGATGAGTTCTTGTTGGGCGTTCGAGTTCTCGGTAAATCCATACGTAACACTGGATCCACCAAGGACATGGTCGTTCTTGTCTCCGATGGAGTCTCCGATTATGCCAAAAACCTTCTTAGG GCTGATGGATGGATAGTTGAGATGATTAGTTTACTGGCAAATCCTAATCGAGTGCGTCCAAAGAGATTTTGGGGCGTCTACACAAAGCTCAAAATATTTAACATGACTAACTACAAAAAAG TTGTTTATCTTGACGCGGACACTATTGTGgtaaaaaatattgatgatCTATTCAAATGTCAAAAATTCTGTGCTAATCTGAAGCATTCTGAGAGGTTGAATTCGGGAGTCATGGTGGTGGAGCCATCTGAAACCCTTTTTAATGACATGATGAGCAAAGTGAAGACTCTTGCGTCATACACGGGAG GAGATCAAGGATTTCTCAATTCATATTACTCTGATTTTCCAAATGCACATGTTTTTGAGCCAAATTTGAGCCCAGAGGCATTGAAGTCCAGACCCATTCCTCAAATGGAGCGACTTTCAACGCTGTATAATGCTGATGTTGGTCTTTACATGCTTGCTAACAAG TGGATGGTTGATGAGAATGAACTCCGTGTGATTCACTACACACTTGGCCCTCTTAAGCCCTGGGACTGGTGGACATCATGGCTTCTGAAACCTGTTGATGTCTGGCAG GATATAAGAGTACAACTTGCAGAATCCCTTCCTGGCACGGGAGGGGGCCAAAATCCTAAAGAGAGTTTTCTTGTGAAGTTTCTTTTTCTGCTACCATTCTGTGCTCTTCTCATCTGCTTCTACCATTCATTTCTAAAG AATCAAGGGTCTTCATTTTGTAGAAGCTCGCTATGTGATCATTTCAGACGCTATTATTACAAGATTAGATCAACTGGACCACTTACATATACTAGTATTTCGACATCAACAATCAGTTCGTCCCATCAG CTCTTAAATGGTTCTCAGTTCAAGGTTCCTGTCTATTTGGGAGGCATTTCCATCTGTGTCTGTTTTATGGCTGCAGTGGTGTCTCTAGGAATAGCTCTTGCGATTATTCCTCGGCAAGTGATGCCATGGACTGGTTTACTTTTGATGTATGAATGGACATTCACAATTTTCTTTATATTATTTGGAGGTTATCTCCATTTGATTTATCAGTGGGGAAAGATTGTGGCATCAAAAGCAGTGTCGTCCTTGTCGCAACCTGGGTCTTCTGATTACGATTCAGGAAAAC GTCATCAACGACAAGCCTCATCTTGTGATGCTACTACGTGGTTCTATGGTTTAGGGATGGCCTTTCTGGCAATTGCGGCTCCATCCTTGCCTTTCGTTTTTGGAATAACTGCCCTGTTTGTTAGGTAA
- the LOC107492022 gene encoding myosin-11-like, with protein sequence MEAPAGGVDDMTKLSYLHEPGVLQNLKSRYELNEIYTYTGNILIAINPFQRLPHIYDAHMMQQYKGAPFGELSPHVFAVADVAYRAMINEGKSNSILVSGESGAGKTETTKMLMRYLAYLGGRAATEGRTVEQQVLESNPVLEAFGNAKTVRNNNSSRFGKFVEIQFDKNGRISGAAIRTYLLERSRVCQVNDPERNYHCFYLLCAAPQEEVEKYKLGHPKTFHYLNQSKCYELADISDAREYLATRRAMDIVGISQKDQEAIFRVVAAILHLGNIAFTKGKEADSSVPKDDKAKFHLKTTAELLMCDLAGLEDALVKRVMITPEEVIKRSLDPASAAISRDGLAKTIYSRLFDWLVDKINNSIGQDTTSKCLIGVLDIYGFESFKTNSFEQFCINFTNEKLQQHFNQHVFKMEQEEYTKEEINWSYIEFVDNQDVLDLIEKKPGGIIALLDEACMFPKSTHETFSNKLYQTFKNHKRFIKPKLSRTDFTISHYAGEVQYQSDQFLDKNKDYVVPEYQDLLGASKCSFVAGLFPPLPEETSKSSKFSSIGSRFKLQLQSLMDTLNSTEPHYIRCVKPNNLLKPAIFENQNIMQQLRCGGVLEAIRISCAGYPTRRAFFEFMHRFSLLAPEIADSHHDEKVVCQKILEKMGLAGYQIGKTKVFLRAGQMAELDARRAQVLSNAAKTIQRRVRTYQARQHYLSLRTKTIFVQSVCRANLACKLYQNMRRKAAAIKIQKHARRYEARKSYRKLHASVLTLQTALRAVASLKEFKFRKQTKASIIIQARYRCHRASKYYKRLKVGAIVAQCRWRGKMARRELRKLKMAARETGALQEAKDKLEKRVEELTWRLQLEKSLRTNLEESKAQEISKLQNSLQEMQGKLDETNALLVKERENVKKVTIEATPVIQEKEVIVEDTAKIDALTAEVERLKTSLETEKQKADEFEKKYNEIQASSEEKTHKLEDTEKKARQLQESLHRLEEKIHNLESENQVLRQQALSMSPNKFLSGRSRSIMQRVESGHIAVESKPSLEMHSPSMNHRESSEMEDKPQKSLNEKQQENQELLIRCVAQHLGFAGNRPIAACIIYKCLLHWRSFEVERTSVFDRIIQTIGHAIETQENNDVLAYWLSNASTLLLLLQRTLKASGAAGMAPQRRRSSSATLFGRMTQSFRGAPGGVNLSLINGGMNGGVDALRQVEAKYPALLFKQQLTAYVEKIYGMIRDNLKKEISPLLGLCIQAPRTSRASLVKGSSRSVANTEAQKALIAHWQGIVKSLGNFLNTLKANHVPPFLVRKVFTQIFSFINVQLFNSLLLRRECCSFSNGEYVKAGLAELEHWCYKATDEYAGSAWDELKHIRQAIGFLVIHQKPKKTLDEISHDLCPVLSIQQLYRISTMYWDDKYGTHSVSPDVISNMRVLMTEDSNNAVSNSFLLDDDSSIPFSVDDISKSMEQIDISDIEPPPLIRENSGFSFLLPRAD encoded by the exons ATGGAAGCTCCTGCTGGCGGAGTGGATGATATGACCAAGCTCTCGTATCTGCACGAGCCTGGAGTTTTGCAGAACTTGAAAAGTAGATATGAATTGAATGAAATATAT ACATACACTGGAAACATTCTGATTGCTATAAATCCATTCCAAAGGCTACCTCACATTTACGATGCACACATGATGCAACAATACAAGGGAGCACCGTTTGGTGAATTAAGCCCTCATGTATTTGCAGTTGCTGATGTTGCTTACAG GGCTATGATTAACGAAGGAAAAAGCAATTCAATTCTTGTCAGTGGAGAAAGTGGAGCCGGTAAAACTGAAACTACGAAAATGCTTATGCGATACCTTGCTTATTTAGGAGGAAGGGCTGCCACCGAAGGAAGAACAGTTGAACAGCAAGTTCTTGAA TCAAATCCAGTGTTAGAAGCCTTTGGAAATGCTAAAACTGTGAGGAACAACAATTCGAGTCGATTTGGTAAATTCGTTGAGATCCAATTTGATAAGAATGGAAGAATCTCAGGAGCAGCCATTAGAACATACCTTCTAGAAAGATCTAGGGTTTGTCAAGTAAATGATCCTGAACGCAATTACCACTGCTTCTATCTTCTCTGTGCTGCACCGCAGGAG GAAGTTGAGAAATACAAATTAGGACATCCTAAAACATTTCACTACCTTAATCAGTCAAAATGTTATGAACTGGCCGATATAAGCGATGCTCGCGAGTATCTTGCCACTAGAAGAGCTATGGACATTGTTGGAATAAGCCAAAAGGATCAG GAAGCAATTTTCAGAGTAGTTGCTGCTATTCTTCATCTTGGTAACATTGCGTTTACCAAAGGAAAGGAAGCTGATTCATCTGTTCCAAAAGATGATAAAGCCAAATTCCACCTGAAAACCACTGCTGAGCTTCTCAT GTGTGATCTTGCTGGTTTGGAAGATGCATTAGTGAAGCGTGTGATGATCACCCCAGAGGAAGTTATTAAACGGAGCCTCGATCCGGCAAGCGCAGCAATAAGCAGAGATGGCTTGGCGAAAACAATATATTCTAGACTCTTTGACTg GTTGGTGGACAAGATTAACAATTCGATCGGACAAGACACGACTTCTAAATGTTTGATTGGAGTCCTTGATATCTATGGCTTTGAAAGCTTTAAAACCAACAG CTTTGAGCAGTTTTGCATTAATTTCACAAATGAGAAGTTGCAGCAACATTTCAATCAG CACGTATTTAAAATGGAACAAGAAGAATATACAAAGGAGGAGATCAATTGGAGCTACATTGAATTTGTTGACAACCAAGATGTTTTGGACCTTATTGAAAag AAACCTGGTGGAATCATTGCTCTCCTTGATGAAGCTTG CATGTTTCCAAAGTCAACACATGAAACGTTTTCAAACAAACTGTATCAGACATTTAAGAATCATAAGCGCTTCATTAAGCCAAAATTGTCTCGGACAGATTTCACTATTTCTCATTATGCAGGCGAG GTGCAATACCAGTCTGATCAATTTCTAGACAAAAACAAGGATTATGTTGTCCCTGAGTATCAAGATTTGCTGGGTGCTTCCAAATGTTCTTTTGTAGCTGGCCTTTTTCCTCCACTTCCAGAAGAGACATCAAAATCTTCCAAATTTTCTTCAATTGGTTCTCGCTTTAAG CTACAACTGCAGTCACTGATGGATACATTAAACTCTACAGAGCCTCATTACATTAGATGTGTGAAACCAAACAACCTCCTGAAGCCTGCAATTTTTGAGAATCAAAACATTATGCAACAACTTCGTTGTGGT GGTGTTTTAGAGGCAATCAGAATTAGTTGCGCGGGCTACCCTACTCGGCGTGCTTTCTTTGAATTTATGCATCGGTTTAGCCTCCTCGCCCCGGAGATCGCAGATTCACA CCACGATGAGAAGGTTGTTTGCCAAAAGATTCTAGAAAAAATGGGGCTTGCTGGATATCAG ATTGGAAAAACAAAGGTATTCCTAAGGGCAGGTCAGATGGCTGAACTAGATGCTCGTAGGGCTCAAGTACTCAGCAATGCAGCAAAAACTATCCAACGGCGTGTACGAACCTATCAAGCTCGACAACATTATCTTTCATTGCGGACGAAGACCATATTCGTGCAGTCTGTGTGCAGAG CAAACCTTGCATGCAAACTTTATCAGAACATGAGGCGGAAAGCAGCTGCAATAAAAATTCAGAAGCATGCTCGCAGATATGAAGCTAGGAAATCATATAGGAAACTCCACGCATCAGTTCTTACCTTACAAACAGCTTTAAGGGCAGTGGCATCCCTTAAAGAGTTCAAGTTTAGAAAACAGACTAAAGCCTCAATCATTATTCAG GCTCGTTATAGGTGCCACAGAGCTTCTAAATATTACAAGAGGCTTAAGGTAGGAGCAATAGTCGCACAATGCAGATGGAGGGGGAAGATGGCCAGGAGAGAACTCAGGAAACTGAAGATG GCTGCAAGAGAAACTGGTGCACTTCAAGAAGCAAAGGACAAACTTGAAAAAAGGGTGGAGGAACTCACCTGGCGTCTCCAACTAGAAAAAAGTTTGCGG ACCAACCTCGAAGAGTCTAAAGCACAAGAGATATCGAAACTGCAGAATTCATTACAGGAGATGCAGGGTAAACTTGATGAAACCAATGCTCTGCTTGTCAAGGAGCGAGAGAATGTAAAGAAGGTTACCATCGAAGCAACTCCGGTTATCCAAGAAAAGGAGGTTATTGTTGAAGACACTGCAAAGATTGACGCACTAACAGCGGAAGTTGAGAGGCTAAAG ACTTCCCTTGAGACGGAGAAACAGAAAGCTgatgaatttgaaaagaaatataATGAAATCCAAGCTTCGAGTGAAGAAAAGACTCACAAATTAGAAGACACAGAGAAGAAGGCTCGTCAGCTCCAAGAATCACTACACAG GCTGGAAGAGAAGATTCATAATTTAGAATCAGAGAATCAAGTTCTACGTCAACAAGCTCTGTCCATGTCTCCTAACAAGTTCCTCTCAGGCCGCTCCAGATCAATTATGCAG AGAGTTGAGAGTGGACATATTGCAGTGGAGTCTAAGCCATCTTTG GAGATGCATAGTCCATCAATGAACCACAGAGAATCCTCTGAAATGGAGGATAAGCCACAGAAGtcattgaatgagaaacagcaAGAGAATCAAGAGTTGCTCATTAGATGCGTTGCACAACATTTAGGCTTTGCTGGAAATAGACCAATTGCAGCCTGTATCATATACAAATGCCTATTGCATTGGAGATCGTTTGAAGTTGAGCGTACCAGTGTTTTCGATCGCATAATCCAAACTATTGGGCATGCAATTGAG ACACAGGAGAACAATGATGTCTTGGCTTATTGGTTATCCAATGCTTCTACGCTTCTCTTGTTACTCCAGCGCACCCTTAAAGCGAGTGGTGCAGCTGGAATGGCTCCTCAACGCCGTCGTTCTTCATCAGCAACTCTTTTTGGAAGGATGACACAA AGTTTCCGTGGAGCACCGGGGGGAGTGAACCTTTCTCTCATCAATGGTGGCATGAATGGTGGAGTGGATGCATTAAGACAAGTTGAAGCTAAGTACCCAGCTTTGCTTTTCAAACAGCAGCTTACAGCTTATGTGGAAAAGATATATGGAATGATCAGAGATAATTTGAAGAAAGAAATTTCTCCTTTGCTTGGATTGTGCATTCAG GCACCAAGAACATCCAGAGCAAGCTTGGTTAAGGGATCATCACGTTCAGTTGCAAACACCGAAGCTCAGAAAGCCTTGATTGCACATTGGCAAGGGATAGTTAAGAGCCTTGGAAACTTCTTAAATACTCTAAAAGCAAATCAT GTTCCTCCATTCTTGGTTCGTAAGGTGTTCACCCAAATTTTTTCATTCATCAACGTCCAACTTTTCAACAG TCTTCTCTTAAGACGAGAGTGCTGCTCATTTAGCAACGGAGAATATGTGAAAGCTGGTTTGGCTGAATTGGAGCATTGGtgttataaagcaacagatgaG TATGCAGGCTCAGCTTGGGATGAACTCAAACATATAAGACAGGCTATAGGATTTCTG GTCATACAtcaaaaaccaaagaaaacgcTGGATGAAATAAGTCATGACCTATGTCCT GTACTTAGTATACAACAGTTATATCGAATAAGTACTATGTACTGGGATGACAAGTATGGCACACACAGTGTGTCCCCTGAT GTCATATCCAATATGAGAGTGTTGATGACTGAAGATTCAAATAATGCCGTTAGTAATTCTTTCCTGTTGGATGATGATTCAAG CATTCCATTTTCTGTTGATGACATATCAAAGTCGATGGAACAGATAGATATATCTGATATAGAGCCCCCACCATTAATTCGTGAGAATTCTGGCTTTAGCTTCTTGTTGCCACGCGCAGACTGA
- the LOC107492020 gene encoding uncharacterized protein LOC107492020 isoform X1: protein MDWSFVHKTWDKWASSNVGHSGHPLKAALLINYDPTGPSRLLSTIAEQEGIKANPMELTHFLDFIKRNQLQSETFIIASNEYLVTSIHENWFSGRCINTSKPAGEGAIVIQTAAYILVALYEGSIGPASRAMAAADQLTWQLGRKNL, encoded by the exons atggattGGAGTTTTGTGCATAAAACGTGGGATAAGTGGGCTTCCTCTAACGTTGGTCATTCTG GTCACCCTTTGAAAGCTGCTTTGTTGATTAATTATGACCCAACTGGACCCTCTCGCTTGTTGTCTACCAT TGCTGAACAGGAAGGAATCAAAGCCAATCCCATGGAATTGACTCACTTTCTAGACTTCATCAAGCGCAATCAACTCCAATCAGAAACCTTCATTATTGCCTCCAATGAGT ACTTGGTGACCTCAATTCACGAGAATTGGTTTAGTGGAAGGTGCATAAACACATCAAAGCCTGCTGGTGAAGGTGCAATTGTTATTCAAACGGCAGCATATATCTTAGTTGCTTT GTATGAAGGGTCCATTGGTCCGGCATCTCGTGCTATGGCGGCTGCTGATCAGTTAACTTGGCAATTAGGACGGAAAAATCTTTAG